The Candidatus Dependentiae bacterium nucleotide sequence CAACAGGAGCAACACCAAATATGCTAAATATACCGGGCGAAGAAAAATATTTTGGCCGCGGTGTATCCAAATGCGCAACATGTGATGGCTCTTTTTATAAAAACAAAACGGTCGCCATTGTTGGCGGTGGAAATACCGCAATCTCTGATGCATTATATCTTAGCGAGATTGCACAAAAAATATATTTAATAGTCAGAAAAGATTTTTTAAGAGCTGCAGGAAAAATGACTGAGCTTGTAAAATCTTATCCAAATATAGAAATTTTATATAACACAAATGTAAAAGAAGTTATTGGTGATGATGAAAAAGTAACCGGCTTAAAAATTTACAATTCAAAAGAAAATAAAGAATCTGAAATTTTGGTTGATGCAATGTTTTTAGCCATTGGTGCAACTCCAAATTCAAAACTTTTTTCAAATCAAGTTGAGATGGATAATTTTGGATACTTGACTGTAAAAAATGGCCAAAAAACATCCAAATCAGGAATCTTTGCAGTTGGAGATATTTGTGAACCTGAGTACAAACAATTAATAATAGCTTCAGGTCAAGGAGCAAAAGCTGCAATGCAAGCACAAAAATTTTTGGGCAAAATTGGATATAAATCTGAAAATTTAAAAGAAAAAAGTTTACAAACAAAACAACCGGAAAAGCAACCGGTAAAAGTTGAACAACCTAAAATTGAGAAACAGCCTGAGCCTGTTATAGAAAAAAATGAAGCAAGCACTCAAACAGTAACTGTTATAGATATAAAATCTGCAGCTCAATTTGAAAAAGAAGTTTTAAACTACAAAGGTAACGTCGTTGCCGATTTTTATGCTCACTGGTGTCCTCCATGTAAAATGATGGCACCTATCGTTGATGAGTTGGCAAATGAGTTTGGTCAAACAATAAAATTTGTTAAATCTGATGTTTCAAAAATCGGCGAACTTGGCGCAAATTTTGGCATAAGAGGCGTTCCGACATTTATATTCTTTAAAGATGGTAAAGAGATTTTTAGATTCTCCGGGGCAAGAGAAAAAGAAGTGTTTAAAGAATTGATTGAAAATCAGTTTTAAAAAATTGCCATTTAAACTCTTTATGCTATATTAAATTCTTATTTTTTTAGGGAAATCCATTGGGGGATTTTAATAATGCAAATTAAGAGTATTTTTTATTTAACTTTTTTTATTCAAATACTGTTTTTAAATACACATGCAAACGCTGCTATTTGGGAAAATTTTGGCTCACAAAATCCAAATGCTGAAACAGTTTGGGATTTAAACGAAAAAGACATTCCAACAGAACCTGAGCTATTGGAAATTAACAGCAAAAATTTAGAAAGCATATTTGATATAACTGAAAAAAATATAAAAGAATTAAATATAAAAATAGATCAATGGAACAAATATATACCATCAATAGAAAATCGTATAAATCAGTTAAAAAAAGAAAAAAAAACAAACAACTTAAAAATAGCTGAAAATAGAATACAAAATTACAAACAAAAAATTCAAGATCTAAAACAAGAAATAGCCAATCAACAAAATCTAAGAACTGCAGCTTTGAACAAAATAGTAGACAACAAAGCATTGGATGAAAAAACAAAGATAGAATCAGACGAAAAAGCAAAAGAACGTGAAGCTCAAATTCAAAAAACAGTTCAAGGCATTCAAACATTTATTAATGAAAGTTTGAAAAAAGAAAATTTAACAAAAGTTGCAGCTTTTACTGTTGGCACTGCGGCCGGAACCATGGCTTCATACTATGCCGGAAAATTAACATATAACTATTTAGAAACTTTAATTGATAAGCCAACTTTAGTAAGAGAATCCAGTAGAATAAATTTAAAAAGCAAAATTAAAGCTTTTTGGCTTGAAAAAATATTAGGTAGAAAAGCTGACGCTGCAAAAATCGAAGAAGTAATTTTACCGGCAGATTTAAAAGCAGAATTAAGCGATTTGGCTTTAGATACAAAAAATACGGTATTAAACAAATTAAATTTTAGAAATGCTTTATTTTACGGTTTGCCCGGTACAGGTAAGACCATGTTTGCAAAATTATTGGCAAAATTTTGCAAAACAGATTATGCAATTTTTTCCGGAGCAGATTTTGCCCAATTCGAACCGGGCGATGATATCAATGAATTACACAAATTTTTTGATTGGGCACAAAATAGCCCAAACGGCTTAATTGTATTTATAGACGAAGCAGATTCTTTTTTAAAAAACAGAAAAAATTTAGACAATAGTGCTATTAATTTGGTCAATGCATTTTTATCTCGCACCGGTGAATCATCAGATAAAATTATGTTTATATTTGCAACAAATCATCCTGAAGAACTTGATCCTGCAGTTTTAAGTAGAATTCATAGAAAAATAAATTTTCCACTTCCCGGTGCTCAAGAGAGAAGACAAATCATAGAACTTTATTTAGAAAAATATATTTTAAAAGATAAAAAAATTATAAAAATTAATGGTAAAAATACTGAACGAAATTTAAAAATCTTACCTGAGATAGACCCAATATTTATAAATAATTTAGCTCAAAAAACAGTCGGTCTTTCCGGTAGAGATTTGGCTCAAGCAGTACAAGAAATGCAAATTAGCGCATACAATAGAGGCAATGGAATTTTAAGCAAAGAAATTGCAGAAAAAGCCATTGCCCAAAAAATTAAAGAATTTCAACAAGAAAAAAATTATATAAAAACAAAATAATTATTTTTTTGATAAAAACTTTTGACAATCAAGTGCCGCCATAACTCCAAATCCGGAAGAAGTAATGGCCTGTTTGTAAGTAAAATCAGCAACATCTCCGGCAGCAAAAATACCATCTTTAGATGTAACAGTCTTACCTTTTAAAACAACATAACCATAATTATCAAGTTCTATATTATTTTTTAAAAAATCTGTATTCGGTTTCATACCAATTGCCACAAACAAACCATCTGCAGATAATACTTTTGTATCACCGGTTTTTTGATGTTCAATTGTTATTTTAGTCATTTTAAGACCATCACCTTCAATTTTTTTAACAGCTGAGTTATAAATAATTTCTATTTTTTTATTTTCCATTACTTTATATTTTATCGGATCTTTTGCAGTTAACTCTTCAAGTATATGAATTATTGTAACTTTTT carries:
- a CDS encoding AAA family ATPase, yielding MQIKSIFYLTFFIQILFLNTHANAAIWENFGSQNPNAETVWDLNEKDIPTEPELLEINSKNLESIFDITEKNIKELNIKIDQWNKYIPSIENRINQLKKEKKTNNLKIAENRIQNYKQKIQDLKQEIANQQNLRTAALNKIVDNKALDEKTKIESDEKAKEREAQIQKTVQGIQTFINESLKKENLTKVAAFTVGTAAGTMASYYAGKLTYNYLETLIDKPTLVRESSRINLKSKIKAFWLEKILGRKADAAKIEEVILPADLKAELSDLALDTKNTVLNKLNFRNALFYGLPGTGKTMFAKLLAKFCKTDYAIFSGADFAQFEPGDDINELHKFFDWAQNSPNGLIVFIDEADSFLKNRKNLDNSAINLVNAFLSRTGESSDKIMFIFATNHPEELDPAVLSRIHRKINFPLPGAQERRQIIELYLEKYILKDKKIIKINGKNTERNLKILPEIDPIFINNLAQKTVGLSGRDLAQAVQEMQISAYNRGNGILSKEIAEKAIAQKIKEFQQEKNYIKTK
- a CDS encoding FAD-dependent oxidoreductase is translated as MNAIKNVTLVICLFFLVGCLNYSSSKNIKRFNIDNIKYDKQTYPVVIIGGGIGGLTSSIYLSQANIKHILIEGQNPGGAITSAHAVCNWPGEKNISGSDLMDKIKNHAKDSGANISAAKVTNVDFSTWPYLIKIIDNDGEKTISAISCIIATGATPNMLNIPGEEKYFGRGVSKCATCDGSFYKNKTVAIVGGGNTAISDALYLSEIAQKIYLIVRKDFLRAAGKMTELVKSYPNIEILYNTNVKEVIGDDEKVTGLKIYNSKENKESEILVDAMFLAIGATPNSKLFSNQVEMDNFGYLTVKNGQKTSKSGIFAVGDICEPEYKQLIIASGQGAKAAMQAQKFLGKIGYKSENLKEKSLQTKQPEKQPVKVEQPKIEKQPEPVIEKNEASTQTVTVIDIKSAAQFEKEVLNYKGNVVADFYAHWCPPCKMMAPIVDELANEFGQTIKFVKSDVSKIGELGANFGIRGVPTFIFFKDGKEIFRFSGAREKEVFKELIENQF